In a single window of the Streptomyces sp. NBC_00285 genome:
- a CDS encoding serine protease, protein MKKLLTAFKRSLAVGAAALAIASLQPVSAAQAAPAPVIGGSRAAQGEFPFMVRLSMGCGGALYTQQIVLTAAHCVNGTGANTGITATAGVVDLQSSTGRVQVKSTYVYRAPGYNGNGKDWALIKLAAPINQPTLKIATTTQYNTGTFTVAGWGAATEGGAQQRYLLKATVPFVSDATCRSYSGYSGLVASDEICAGYASGGVDTCQGDSGGPMFRRDAANAWVQVGIVSWGIGCAQPNAPGVYSEVSTFASAIASAASSL, encoded by the coding sequence TTGAAGAAGCTCCTCACAGCATTCAAGAGAAGCCTGGCGGTCGGAGCCGCCGCGCTCGCGATCGCCAGCCTCCAGCCCGTCTCGGCCGCACAGGCCGCGCCCGCGCCCGTCATCGGCGGCAGCCGTGCCGCGCAGGGCGAGTTCCCGTTCATGGTGCGGCTCTCCATGGGCTGCGGCGGGGCGCTGTACACCCAGCAGATCGTGCTCACCGCCGCCCACTGCGTGAACGGCACCGGCGCGAACACCGGCATCACCGCCACCGCGGGTGTCGTCGACCTCCAGTCCAGCACCGGGCGGGTGCAGGTCAAGTCGACGTACGTCTACCGGGCGCCGGGCTACAACGGCAACGGCAAGGACTGGGCGCTCATCAAGCTCGCCGCGCCGATCAACCAGCCCACGCTGAAGATCGCCACGACGACTCAGTACAACACCGGTACCTTCACCGTCGCGGGCTGGGGCGCGGCCACCGAGGGCGGTGCCCAGCAGCGCTATCTGCTCAAGGCGACCGTGCCGTTCGTGAGTGACGCGACCTGCCGTTCCTACAGCGGGTACAGCGGGCTGGTCGCGAGCGACGAGATCTGCGCCGGGTACGCGTCGGGCGGGGTCGACACCTGCCAGGGGGACTCGGGCGGGCCGATGTTCCGCCGGGACGCCGCGAATGCGTGGGTCCAGGTCGGCATCGTGAGCTGGGGCATAGGGTGCGCGCAGCCGAACGCGCCCGGGGTCTACAGCGAGGTCTCCACGTTCGCGTCGGCGATCGCTTCGGCGGCGTCGTCGCTGTGA
- a CDS encoding glycosyltransferase 87 family protein — protein sequence MTITKGAVPPPSRTARGVLTGVGHLGRSAPSALSSYGTVARWAWAYWLACAGFALTLAVTTGLGPHRVWGSCAAAGYATAAVLTLGGDRSWRRAGAVAALVGAVVVPLVVLVVSGAAQSEVGVVERSGDLLLHSGSPYLPDPVRTVDFNPYLPGMALFGLPRALFGAGPLTDARVWFCAAFLACMVFAARRPAGASRPRPSSVGPATAVASLAAFPAVALPLAVGGVDLPVVGLMCLGLALAGRRGSGTAAGLAMGAAAALKWTAWPLLPVGLVLLAVTTGRRTTLRAAVAALSVAVPAVLPVALADRHAFVEHVVLFPLGEGGVRSPATSPLPGHLLAAHVPGGSVLATVALVAAALGMALSLLIRPPRTVRAAADRLAVGLGLAICLMPATRFGYLVLPLVLAAWFRLPWSPAVRRASAYSVAPPADAGQPACVSGPG from the coding sequence ATGACCATCACGAAGGGGGCGGTCCCGCCGCCCTCACGCACTGCCCGAGGTGTCCTCACGGGGGTGGGACACCTCGGGCGGTCCGCCCCCTCCGCCCTCTCGTCCTACGGCACCGTGGCGCGGTGGGCGTGGGCGTACTGGCTCGCCTGTGCGGGATTCGCGCTGACGCTGGCGGTGACGACGGGGCTCGGTCCGCACCGGGTGTGGGGCTCCTGCGCGGCGGCGGGGTATGCCACGGCGGCGGTGCTCACTCTGGGGGGCGACCGCTCCTGGCGGCGGGCCGGTGCGGTCGCCGCGCTCGTCGGCGCGGTCGTCGTGCCGTTGGTGGTTCTCGTCGTCTCGGGGGCGGCCCAGTCCGAGGTCGGTGTCGTGGAGCGGTCCGGGGATCTGCTGCTGCACTCCGGCAGCCCCTATCTGCCGGACCCGGTGCGGACGGTGGACTTCAACCCGTATCTGCCCGGCATGGCGCTCTTCGGCCTGCCCCGGGCCCTGTTCGGTGCGGGCCCGCTGACCGATGCCCGCGTCTGGTTCTGCGCCGCGTTCCTCGCCTGCATGGTCTTCGCGGCGCGGCGGCCCGCCGGGGCCTCGCGTCCGCGCCCGTCGTCGGTGGGTCCCGCCACCGCGGTGGCGTCGCTCGCCGCCTTTCCGGCGGTCGCGCTGCCGTTGGCGGTCGGCGGGGTCGATCTGCCGGTGGTCGGGCTGATGTGCCTGGGGCTGGCGCTGGCGGGCCGACGCGGCTCAGGGACCGCGGCCGGGCTGGCCATGGGCGCGGCGGCCGCGCTGAAGTGGACGGCGTGGCCGCTGCTGCCGGTGGGGCTGGTCCTGCTCGCGGTCACCACCGGCCGGCGGACGACTCTGCGGGCCGCCGTCGCCGCACTGTCGGTGGCGGTGCCGGCCGTGTTGCCGGTCGCCCTCGCCGACCGGCACGCGTTCGTCGAACATGTGGTGCTCTTCCCGCTCGGGGAGGGCGGGGTGCGTTCACCGGCGACCAGTCCACTGCCGGGACACCTGCTGGCCGCCCATGTGCCCGGCGGCTCGGTCCTCGCCACGGTCGCGCTCGTGGCCGCCGCGCTCGGTATGGCTCTCTCGCTCCTGATACGGCCGCCCCGTACCGTCCGCGCGGCGGCGGACCGGCTCGCCGTCGGGCTGGGTCTCGCCATCTGCCTGATGCCCGCCACCCGGTTCGGCTATCTCGTCCTTCCTCTGGTCCTGGCGGCCTGGTTCCGTCTCCCGTGGTCCCCTGCCGTCCGCCGGGCCTCCGCATACTCGGTGGCGCCGCCGGCCGACGCCGGACAGCCTGCCTGCGTGTCCGGCCCCGGCTGA